The genomic DNA GCAACGACAAAAATTCGTTGTAAATTCCCTTTTTGCATCTCGTGTAATAAATGGCCATATGTGACAACTGCTGAACAAGCGCAACCACTACCACCTGCAAACACTTCTTCTTGACTTGATTCATAAATCATCAATCCGCAATCATTGTATATATGCCCAAGATCGTAACCTTCCTCAAGTAAAAGTTGTTTTGCAATCGGCGTCCCAACAGCTGATAAATCACCCGTAACAATTAAATCATAATCATCGGCACTTCTTCTTAAATCTTCAAAATGCTGTTGAATTGTATGAGCTGCTGCTGGAGCCATCGCTGCCCCCATATCCAAAGGATTTGTGATTCCTAAATCTTGCACTTTTCCGATTGTAGCCGCCGTAATTTTAATCGCACTTTTTTCATTGCTAATTAATATAGATCCTGCACCAGTCACAGTTGAATTTGCTGTCCCTGGCTTTTGCCCACCATACTCTGTTGGATAGCGAAATTGTCTTTCAGCCGTTGCATTATGACTACTTACTGTAGCTAAGACACGATTTGCAAATCCACCGTCTATAAAAGCTGAGCCAACTGCTAAAGTCTCCATAGACGTCGCACAAGCGCTAAACATTCCTAAAAAAGGAATGCCCCACTTACGCGCAACATAATTTGCTGTCACTGTTTGATTTAATAAATCTCCCGCTAAAAAGAAATCAATTTGCGATGTTTTTATATTCCCTTTTTGCACTGCTTGTTGAATTGAGTCTGACATTAATCTTCGTTCGGCGAGCTCCCAATTTTCCTCTCCACAATGCAAGTCATCGTATGAAATATCAAAATCTTTTCCAAGAGGGCCCTCAGCTTCTTTCGGACCGACAGCAGTACCCGTTGCATTCACATATATATCATTTTGAAATACCCACGTTTGTTTTCCGGTCAACCTCATACTAGCCCCTCCTTTAAGACATAAAAACTTTAAAGGTATACCTTATTAACCCAATGATATATGCACCAACAACCCCAAATACAATTACACTTCCTGCCAGTTTAAACATATTTGTAGCAATCCCTAGAACAATCCCTTCACTCTTATGCTCTAAGGCAGCGCTCGCCATAGAATTTGCAAATCCTGTCACCGGCACCGCTGATCCTGCTCCAGCAAATTGACCGATTTTATCATATACACCACATCCTGTTAAAATCGCGGATAATAAAACAAGCGTTGCAACAGTTGGGTTTCCTGCCTCTTGTTCACTGAAGTGAAAATAATGTATATAAAATTTCATCAATACTTCTCCAACTGTACAAATGAGTCCACCTACAAGAAATGCTTTGATACAATTTAGTAAATAGTTTGGCTTTGGATGATACTCCTTCACTTTATTTATGTAATCATCCTTCAATTTCTGACTTGTCATTTATATACTGCCTCCTACTTTACGAAATAAATCCAGTGAAACAACGATCCTATTACTTTCCCAAGTACAATAGCAATGAGTAAAACAACAATCTTCCCCTCTACCCCTACTCGTTTCGCTAAAATAGGTAGAACATTTAACACCTCTGTTAATGCCGCAGCAAGCATTCCAATGAACGTGCCACAAAATATCCCTAATATAACGAGCCAATATTGCGATGTTTGAAATGTAATGTTTTTCAAACTACACCAAGCCCCTGTTAAAGTACCTGCAATGACTGCCCACTCAAAATATTGAATATGCTTTCCACTTCTCGTTAATTGAGCTAAACGGGGGATTATACCAAGTACAGCTAAAAATGCGACATACCCGCTACCTACCGCAATCCCTCCAGCTAAACCAATTAAAATAACAAATCCAGACTCAATCATCGGCAAGTTGTTTCATATTATCCTTGTTTTCATTAACGATTACATATTGATCAAGCGACTGTTGGTATTGAAACATCTCAACTTCTAGCGGACTTGGCTCTTCATTAATTCGCTTTTGAAATACATGATTAAAGAATAAAACCATCCCTAAGCCAAGACCTAAAGAATAAGGAATTTGAAATAAAAGTGGTTGCGCATTAAATTCTCCAGTAATCATGTAATATAACCGTTGATGTACTTGTTGCATACTTACATCTTCATGGAAATAAATGATCGCAAGGGCCGCTCCAATGAAAAGTAACAGCCATACAAGCCCGAAAAAAACTGGATGCGCCTTCTTTTTTTCGTATATAATTTCAACAAGAGTTTGTCCAGAACCGAGTAAATTAATTTGTACATGAGATGCTTTCTGTTGAATAATCTCAATTACTTTCATAACATCAATTACAACATGCGTCTTATCATGCGCTGTTATTTTGTAAACTATCTCATTTTGTAACAACTCAACTACAGAAGAATCTCCGGCAAGTTGAGCAACATCGCCCAGCTTTACTTCATAAGTAGGAGAAACTTTTAAACGATTGCGCATTTTAATATAAATCGTTTGTTCCAACTTTCATTCACCCCTTCACTCTTCCTCGTAGTTGTAGTATGGTTATTGAATTTTTTTCTAATACAATTTTTTCATAAAAAAACATCTGCACCATTTTGGTGCAGATGTTTTTTACTTATGCCTTTTTCTTAAATAAGTTTGCAATACTTAATGCAAGCCCTCCCCAAATGACTACGATTCCAATAACCATCATCATAATCGCTGATCCACTCATTATGAAACACCTCGATCTTTCCATTCTTTTTCAAGTTTGGCAGAGTCCGAATGAATTTGTGCATCCCATTTTTTCAGACCAATGATTATTGCAACTATGAGGAATGCTGCTGCTATCGACCAACCATACGTTACAACAAACTCAGTCGGATAATCTCCATAGTTCTTTTTAATATTTTGGATTGTACCATCAATTAGCATATACCCTAACATAAGCGGAGTAATAACGAGTAAACTCACTCTCCAAAACGTTCCTAATTTAATATCAGATACAAAGTTTGCATGATTTTGATAAACTGGTAAACGACGTAAAATGAGCCCTATCGTAACTACTTCCGCAAGTGCAATTGTAATTAATCCGAAATTATTAGCGAAATAGTCGACAACATCTAAGAACATAAGTCCACCACGTGTTGCAAAAACAAGAGAAACTAACACGAGAAGGGTTCCCATAATTCCAATGGTTTTTTCACGACTTAAACTGAATTTTTCAGATACAGCGGCAAAGCATACTTCCGCAAGTGAAATAAGTGATGTGATTCCAGCAACCGTTAACGATAAGAAAAATAATACACCAAACAACGGTGACATCGGCAACTCATTAATAATTTGCGGAAATACTACGAACGCAAGTCCAATGCCAGCACTTGCTACTTTATCAACCGGTACTCCCATATTATTTGCCATAAATCCAAGAGCTGCAAAGACTCCAATACCTGCTAATAATTCAAATCCTGAGTTTGCGAATCCAGTAATAAAGGCATTATTTGTTGTATCAGAGTTTTTCGGTAAATAACTAGAATACGTAATCATAATTCCAAATGCTAAAGATAAACTAAAGAATATTTGACCATAAGCAGCAAGCCATACTTTCCCATCAAAAATACGACTCCAATCTGGTTTAAAGAATGCATCTAGTCCTTGCATAGCACCTTCCATCGTCACTGCACGAACGACGATAATAAGGAACATAACAACTAATAAAGGAATAAATATACGGTTAACAACTTCGATTCCTTTTTTAACTCCTTTAAATGCAACGCCAAGCACAATAATCCAAACGAGAGCTAACGGAATTAATACTTCCGGTACAAGTCCTCCAAATTGTCCTGGCTTATCTGCAACATGTAAGTACTCTTTAAATAAAAATGATTGCGTGTCTTTTCCCCATGCTCCAGTAATTGCAAAGTATGTATACGATATAGACCAAGCAATAATCACTGCATAATATGTTGAAACAATAAATGTTACGCACATTTGCCACCATCCAATAAATTCGGCACGCGGGCTAATACGGAAAAATGTAAGTGGTGCTGAGCCACGATGACGATGACCAAGAGCAAACTCAAATGCTAACAATGAAATACCCGTCGTTAATAATGCAAATAAGTACGGTAAAAAGAATGCCCCGCCGCCATTTTCATACGCTGTATAAGGAAAACGCCATATGTTTCCTAATCCAACGGCAGATCCGACCGCTGCGAAAATAAATCCAGCTCTCGTTCCCCATTGTTGCCTCGTTTCCATGTTTCCTTCCCCCCTTTATGACAAGTTCATACTTGGATTATATTTTAAATTAACTAAATTATCAATAAATTCTGTTAATTTTTTCGAAAATTAACATCTCTCTCCTATTAACTTCATAAAAAAATCGAATAGACAATTATTCGTCTATTCGATCTTTCATCTGTTTTAATATTTTCTTTTCAAGTCTTGAAACTTGTACTTGCGAAATACCTATGCGCTCTGCTACTTCTGACTGTGTTTGATCTTTATAGTAACGCAAGTATACAATTAAGCGCTCTCGTTCATCTAGTTCTCTAATCGCTTCTTTTAAAGCAATTTTATCGAACCATTTCGTTTCAGATTGATCTGCAATTTGATCTAAAATAGTGATTGGATCACCGTCGTTTTCATATACAGTTTCATGTATAGATGAAGGCGCCCGGCTCGCTTCTTGTGCTAGAACAACTTCCTCTGGCGTTAGTTCTAGCGCCTCTGCCACCTCATTAATCGTTGGAGCCCTTCCGAACTCTTTCGAAAGCTCATCTCTCATCTTTCGAATTTTGTTCCCTGTTTCTTTTAAAGACCTACTAACTTTCACTGATCCATCATCACGTAAAAAACGTTGTATTTCTCCAATAATCATTGGAACTGCATATGTTGAAAATTTCACGTCGAAAGATAAATCAAATTTATCTACCGATTTCAAGAGCCCAATACATCCAATTTGAAATAGATCGTCTGGTTCGTATCCTCGATTAAGAAACCGCTGTACAACCGACCAAACGAGACGCATATTACTTTGAACGATTGTATCTCTCGCCTGTTGATCTCCATCTTGACTTTTTTGAATTAACGCTTTTAGCTCGTGGTCCTTTAACTGAGGTTTCTTCTTCTCATTTTTGACCTCTATGTCCATAGGCTATTCTCCTTAATTGCATAGAGCGTTACTATTTGATAAGTATTTTGTCAAATGGATTGTTGTCCCGAAAGATTCGTTTGAAATAACTTCTACTTCATCCATAAAATTTTCCATGATAGTAAATCCCATTCCGGAACGCTCTAATTCAGGTTTAGTTGTAAAAAGGGGTTGTCTCGCTTCATCTAAGTTAAAGATTCCAATCCCTTCATCTCGAATCGTGAGTTTCACCATTGCTTCTTCCAAAATTACAGAAATATAAACAATACCTTCTGCATTTCCTTCGTATCCATGAATAATTGCATTTGTAACCGCTTCTGACACAACTGTTTTGATCTCCGTTAATTCTTCCATCGTTGGATCTAGTTGTGCAATGAAAGCCGCCACTGTAACGCGAGCGAATGATTCATTTTGACTTAATGCTGAAAATTGAAGGTTCATTTCATTTCTCATCTATGCCACCCCCAACGTCGCGAGCGCGTGCGCTTCACTTTCTTCTAAGCGAACGATTTTGAATAAGCCCGACATTTCAAATAAACGCTTAACAGGCGGTGAAATTGCACAAACAACCATTTCTCCACCTAATCCCTTTACGTGTTTATATCGGCCTAATATAACACCTAGACCAGAACTATCCATAAACGATAAGTTCTCTAGGCTCAAAACAATATGATGAACACCATGTGTCTCAATCATATCTGTTACTTTCGTTCGCAACTCTTCAGCCGTATGATGATCTAATTCACCCTCTAGTCTCACACATAGGACGTCACGTTTTACTTCTAATTGCATGGAAAGACTCACACGATTTCCTCCTTATGCTCAAACTTTACTTATTCACATACATAAAGATTTTCGTGATATAAAATAAGAATCCTTCCTGCTGACAAAAGAAGAACTATTTCGTCATAAAGTGAAACCTTTCAGCATTATTCACTGGCATACGAATAGAAAAGCGGCAAACTATTTGCCGCTATTTTGATGTTGAAAACATCCCAAAACTTCTTTTAAATAACTCCCACCAGCTCGCTGCAGCAACATCTTCTTTTGCTACAATTGTTTGTTTTAATAAAACATCTTTATCTTTTTTAATAACAAGTGTGCCAAGCGCGTCACCTTTTTTAATCGGTGCTTTTACTTTCTTTTCAGCAATTACTTCTTGTTTTACCTTGTCCATACTCTCGCCCTTCTTCATAAGAAGAGAAACATTATCTGACGCAACTAAATCTATTTTTTCTTTTTTCCCTTTTCCTACTTGAACTGTCTTAATTTTTTCGCCGCGCGTATACAATTTCTTTGTCATATATTGTCCAAATGCATAGTCAAGAAGCTTCGTCACTTCGTTGTTCCGTTCTTTTGATGTTGGTGCTCCCATGACAACTGAAATGACACGCATGCCATTTTTTTGAGCCGATGCTGTTAAACAATATTTCGCTTCTGTCGTAAAACCTGTTTTTACTCCATCTACGCCAGGATAAAAACGTACTAGCTTATTCGTATTAACGAGCCAAAACTTTTTATCCGTATCTTCACGTAAATAATCTTCGTACTTACCTGTGTATTTACGAATAAGTGGATACTTCATCAATTCTCTCGCCATTATAGCCATATCATTTGCTGTCGAATAATGGTCTTTGGCCGGAAGACCTGTTGGGTTTTGAAAATGTGTATTTTTCAACCCTAGATCTTTCGCCTTTTTGTTCATCATATTTACAAATCCTTCTTCTGAACCTGCGATATGCTCAGCTACTGCAACAGATGCGTCATTTCCAGATGCAATTGCAATACCCTTTAACATCTCATTTACAGTCATCTCTTCCCCAGGTTCTAAAAAGATTTGCGATCCACCCATTGAAGCTGCATGTTCGCTCGCTCTAACTTTATCGGTCAGTTTTAGTTTTCCTTTTTCAACTTGTTCCATAATTAAAAGCATTGTCATAATCTTTGTCATACTAGCAGGTGGTAATTTTTCATTTGGGTTTTTATCAAATAAAACTTTACCTGTATCTTGCTCAATTACGATTGCTGACGACGCTTGTTCCGCTAACTTCGGCGTTGTTTCTTCTGTTTTCTCCTGCTTCGTTTTCTCAGATTGCGCAAAACTCACTGAAGTTCCAGAAAGCAATAACATGAAACAAACAAGTATTCCAAAAACTCGCTTCATGACTAACCCTCCATTCTATATCAGACCTATTTTTTCCAATTTCTCTTTTTTTAATACCAATTTTTTCTATTATTTTCATTTGACAAATACATTCGTCCCCTATATTGTATTAAGTGTATTACACACAGTAGTACACTTAATACATATGAGGAAGGAGACATTGCTCTTGCATATTCAACTTGACCCAAGAAGCAACACTCCGATATGGGAACAAATTGTTCAAAATATAAAAGAACTCGTATTGAAAAACATGTTGGCTCCAAGTGATAAACTTCCTTCTGTACGCGAGCTCGCTTCTTTACTCGTTATAAATCCAAATACAGTGAGTAAAGCGTATCAAGAGTTAGAGCGACAAGGAATTATTGAAACGTTACGAGGAAAAGGAACATTTGTATCCCAATCGATTACCCCAACATTAGACGAAAGGAAAATCGCTATGGTTGAAAAGCAATTTCATCAATTACTATTAGAAGCCTCTTAT from Bacillus cereus G9842 includes the following:
- the dacF gene encoding serine-type D-Ala-D-Ala carboxypeptidase DacF; this translates as MKRVFGILVCFMLLLSGTSVSFAQSEKTKQEKTEETTPKLAEQASSAIVIEQDTGKVLFDKNPNEKLPPASMTKIMTMLLIMEQVEKGKLKLTDKVRASEHAASMGGSQIFLEPGEEMTVNEMLKGIAIASGNDASVAVAEHIAGSEEGFVNMMNKKAKDLGLKNTHFQNPTGLPAKDHYSTANDMAIMARELMKYPLIRKYTGKYEDYLREDTDKKFWLVNTNKLVRFYPGVDGVKTGFTTEAKYCLTASAQKNGMRVISVVMGAPTSKERNNEVTKLLDYAFGQYMTKKLYTRGEKIKTVQVGKGKKEKIDLVASDNVSLLMKKGESMDKVKQEVIAEKKVKAPIKKGDALGTLVIKKDKDVLLKQTIVAKEDVAAASWWELFKRSFGMFSTSK
- the spoVAB gene encoding stage V sporulation protein SpoVAB, with the translated sequence MIESGFVILIGLAGGIAVGSGYVAFLAVLGIIPRLAQLTRSGKHIQYFEWAVIAGTLTGAWCSLKNITFQTSQYWLVILGIFCGTFIGMLAAALTEVLNVLPILAKRVGVEGKIVVLLIAIVLGKVIGSLFHWIYFVK
- the spoVAC gene encoding stage V sporulation protein AC, yielding MTSQKLKDDYINKVKEYHPKPNYLLNCIKAFLVGGLICTVGEVLMKFYIHYFHFSEQEAGNPTVATLVLLSAILTGCGVYDKIGQFAGAGSAVPVTGFANSMASAALEHKSEGIVLGIATNMFKLAGSVIVFGVVGAYIIGLIRYTFKVFMS
- the spoIIAB gene encoding anti-sigma F factor, with protein sequence MRNEMNLQFSALSQNESFARVTVAAFIAQLDPTMEELTEIKTVVSEAVTNAIIHGYEGNAEGIVYISVILEEAMVKLTIRDEGIGIFNLDEARQPLFTTKPELERSGMGFTIMENFMDEVEVISNESFGTTIHLTKYLSNSNALCN
- a CDS encoding GntR family transcriptional regulator, whose product is MHIQLDPRSNTPIWEQIVQNIKELVLKNMLAPSDKLPSVRELASLLVINPNTVSKAYQELERQGIIETLRGKGTFVSQSITPTLDERKIAMVEKQFHQLLLEASYLGITKDKIHDWIDSYYKEIGGNTDVESDKLEENN
- the sigF gene encoding RNA polymerase sporulation sigma factor SigF, with the translated sequence MDIEVKNEKKKPQLKDHELKALIQKSQDGDQQARDTIVQSNMRLVWSVVQRFLNRGYEPDDLFQIGCIGLLKSVDKFDLSFDVKFSTYAVPMIIGEIQRFLRDDGSVKVSRSLKETGNKIRKMRDELSKEFGRAPTINEVAEALELTPEEVVLAQEASRAPSSIHETVYENDGDPITILDQIADQSETKWFDKIALKEAIRELDERERLIVYLRYYKDQTQSEVAERIGISQVQVSRLEKKILKQMKDRIDE
- the spoVAD gene encoding stage V sporulation protein AD; its protein translation is MRLTGKQTWVFQNDIYVNATGTAVGPKEAEGPLGKDFDISYDDLHCGEENWELAERRLMSDSIQQAVQKGNIKTSQIDFFLAGDLLNQTVTANYVARKWGIPFLGMFSACATSMETLAVGSAFIDGGFANRVLATVSSHNATAERQFRYPTEYGGQKPGTANSTVTGAGSILISNEKSAIKITAATIGKVQDLGITNPLDMGAAMAPAAAHTIQQHFEDLRRSADDYDLIVTGDLSAVGTPIAKQLLLEEGYDLGHIYNDCGLMIYESSQEEVFAGGSGCACSAVVTYGHLLHEMQKGNLQRIFVVATGALLSPMMMQQKETIPTIAHGVVFERVKGE
- a CDS encoding methionine/alanine import family NSS transporter small subunit, whose product is MSGSAIMMMVIGIVVIWGGLALSIANLFKKKA
- the spoIIAA gene encoding anti-sigma F factor antagonist; the protein is MSLSMQLEVKRDVLCVRLEGELDHHTAEELRTKVTDMIETHGVHHIVLSLENLSFMDSSGLGVILGRYKHVKGLGGEMVVCAISPPVKRLFEMSGLFKIVRLEESEAHALATLGVA
- a CDS encoding sodium-dependent transporter gives rise to the protein METRQQWGTRAGFIFAAVGSAVGLGNIWRFPYTAYENGGGAFFLPYLFALLTTGISLLAFEFALGHRHRGSAPLTFFRISPRAEFIGWWQMCVTFIVSTYYAVIIAWSISYTYFAITGAWGKDTQSFLFKEYLHVADKPGQFGGLVPEVLIPLALVWIIVLGVAFKGVKKGIEVVNRIFIPLLVVMFLIIVVRAVTMEGAMQGLDAFFKPDWSRIFDGKVWLAAYGQIFFSLSLAFGIMITYSSYLPKNSDTTNNAFITGFANSGFELLAGIGVFAALGFMANNMGVPVDKVASAGIGLAFVVFPQIINELPMSPLFGVLFFLSLTVAGITSLISLAEVCFAAVSEKFSLSREKTIGIMGTLLVLVSLVFATRGGLMFLDVVDYFANNFGLITIALAEVVTIGLILRRLPVYQNHANFVSDIKLGTFWRVSLLVITPLMLGYMLIDGTIQNIKKNYGDYPTEFVVTYGWSIAAAFLIVAIIIGLKKWDAQIHSDSAKLEKEWKDRGVS
- a CDS encoding stage V sporulation protein AA translates to MEQTIYIKMRNRLKVSPTYEVKLGDVAQLAGDSSVVELLQNEIVYKITAHDKTHVVIDVMKVIEIIQQKASHVQINLLGSGQTLVEIIYEKKKAHPVFFGLVWLLLFIGAALAIIYFHEDVSMQQVHQRLYYMITGEFNAQPLLFQIPYSLGLGLGMVLFFNHVFQKRINEEPSPLEVEMFQYQQSLDQYVIVNENKDNMKQLADD